In a single window of the Papaver somniferum cultivar HN1 chromosome 8, ASM357369v1, whole genome shotgun sequence genome:
- the LOC113301125 gene encoding transmembrane 9 superfamily member 12-like, which yields MAVQRKISSTHFCALIIILLASVCNGFYLPGSYMHTYTPGESIFGKVNSLTSIETELPFSYYSLPYCKPEGGIKKSAENLGELLMGDQIDNSPYRFNMNRNESLYLCTTNPLNENEVKLLKQRTRDLYQVNMILDNLPAMRYAKQNGINIQWTGYPVGYAPPQSSEDYIVNHLKFKVLVHEYEGTGVQVLGTGDETMAVVQESEKKLNGYEIVGFEVVPCSVKRDPEAMSKLKMYDTVDPVNCPVDLEKSQIIREQERVSFTYEVEFVKSDIRWPSRWDAYLKMEGARVHWFSIMNSLMVIFFLAGIVFVIFLRTVRRDLTRYEELDKEAQAQMNEELSGWKLVVGDVFREPNCSKLLCVMVGDGTQILGMAVVTTVFAALGFMSPASRGMLLTGMIILYLFLGLVAGYVGVRLWITIKGTTEGWRSVSWSVSCFFPGIVFIILTALNFILWGSKSTGAIPISLYFILISLWFCISVPLTLLGGYFGTKAEPIQYPVRTNQIPREIPVRKYPSWLLVLGAGTLPFGTLFIELFFILSSIWLGRFYYVFGFLLVVFVLLVVVCAEVSVVLTYMHLCVEDWQWWWKAFYASGSVSLYVFMYSINYLIFDLRSLSGPVSAMLYLGYSLIMAIAIMLSTGTIGFLISFYFVHYLFSSVKID from the coding sequence ATGGCTGTTCAAAGGAAAATTTCTTCAACCCATTTCTGTGCACTCATTATTATTCTGTTGGCGAGTGTGTGCAATGGGTTTTATCTGCCTGGCAGTTATATGCACACATACACACCAGGAGAATCGATATTTGGAAAAGTGAATTCTTTGACTTCAATAGAAACAGAGCTTCCTTTCAGCTATTACAGTCTTCCTTACTGCAAGCCTGAGGGAGGGATTAAGAAGAGTGCAGAAAATTTGGGGGAACTCCTTATGGGAGATCAAATTGATAACTCCCCTTATCGGTTCAATATGAATAGGAATGAGTCGCTTTACCTATGCACAACCAACCCGTTAAATGAGAACGAGGTAAAGCTCCTAAAACAGCGAACTCGTGATCTGTACCAGGTGAATATGATCCTCGACAATTTGCCTGCAATGAGGTATGCCAAGCAAAATGGGATCAACATTCAATGGACAGGGTACCCTGTTGGTTATGCTCCACCTCAAAGTAGTGAAGACTATATTGTAAATCATTTGAAATTTAAGGTTTTGGTTCATGAGTACGAAGGAACAGGTGTGCAGGTACTTGGTACTGGAGATGAAACCATGGCTGTGGTTCAAGAATCTGAAAAGAAGTTAAATGGGTATGAGATAGTTGGGTTCGAAGTTGTTCCTTGCAGTGTGAAACGTGACCCTGAGGCGATGTCAAAGCTGAAGATGTACGACACTGTTGACCCTGTCAACTGCCCTGTTGATCTTGAAAAATCTCAGATTATCAGGGAACAAGAGCGAGTTTCATTTACTTATGAAGTTGAATTTGTGAAAAGTGATATTAGATGGCCTTCACGATGGGATGCTTACTTGAAGATGGAGGGTGCACGGGTGCACTGGTTCTCAATCATGAACTCGTTGATGGTAATCTTCTTTTTGGCTGGGAtcgtctttgttatttttctaagGACAGTGAGGAGGGATTTGACGAGGTACGAGGAATTGGACAAAGAAGCGCAAGCCCAGATGAATGAGGAGCTTTCTGGGTGGAAGCTTGTCGTGGGTGATGTTTTTAGAGAACCAAATTGCTCAAAGCTACTCTGCGTGATGGTTGGAGATGGTACCCAGATTTTGGGGATGGCAGTTGTTACTACCGTGTTTGCAGCTCTTGGATTCATGTCACCAGCATCTCGAGGAATGCTCTTGACTGGAATGATAATTCTGTATCTTTTCCTTGGTCTAGTTGCGGGTTATGTTGGTGTTAGACTATGGATAACTATCAAGGGAACTACAGAAGGGTGGAGATCAGTTTCCTGGTCGGTTTCGTGCTTCTTCCCTGGaattgttttcataattcttactGCCTTGAACTTCATACTTTGGGGCAGCAAGAGCACTGGTGCTATTCCCATTTCCTTGTATTTTATTCTCATTTCTCTTTGGTTCTGTATTTCTGTTCCTCTAACCCTTTTAGGAGGCTACTTTGGGACAAAGGCGGAGCCCATCCAGTACCCTGTGAGAACCAACCAGATCCCTAGAGAAATCCCTGTGCGAAAATACCCATCATGGCTTCTCGTACTTGGTGCTGGCACCCTCCCCTTCGGAACCCTCTTCATCGAACTGTTTTTCATTCTTTCTAGCATCTGGCTTGGGAGGTTCTACTATGTATTTGGGTTCTTGCTAGTTGTCTTCGTCCTGCTTGTCGTTGTTTGTGCCGAAGTTTCTGTTGTCCTTACCTACATGCACCTCTGTGTGGAGGATTGGCAGTGGTGGTGGAAAGCTTTCTATGCCTCTGGTTCAGTCTCACTCTACGTGTTCATGTACTCCATCAATTACCTTATATTTGACCTTAGGAGTTTGAGCGGGCCTGTGTCAGCTATGCTTTACCTAGGTTATTCATTGATCATGGCAATCGCAATCATGTTGTCTACTGGCACAATAGGTTTCCTTATTTCCTTCTACTTCGTTCATTACCTATTCTCATCTGTCAAAATTGACTAG